The genomic DNA ACACTACTAAGACACCACATAATGCTAAAATGGTAAAGACTAGTAGAAATTTTTTCTTATTAAGAGAGAGGGCTAACGCTCTGTTAAACATTAATTGTAAGTCATCGAATGTCATAATTGTTTTTTATCTCATTTCGAGGTTTGAAAAAAAATATTTAGTTCTTACGGTAAGAATATCTTTGCTTTTAGGGTCTTCCCCCTATTCATAAAAAACTAGAGCTCAAATGCAATTTTATTCACATGCTTATCAGAAGAGCTAGTACTTCATAAGAAATCAACTGAAGAAGGTCTATATTACTTTATGTTGATAGCTGTATAAGCTAATCTCTAAACAGGCCTGAAGTTATCTCGAGTTAAAATTCACTCATCTTCTAAGCTCCTAGCTGATGTGTAAATGGGCACCTATCTTATCTTTCACAAAAATGCGCTCTTCAATTAGCTCGCTTTCCGAGGCCATAATCTTACTTCTTATCCACTCATGCCAAGGAAGATCTTTTACGATCTCATATGTTCTATCTTCCTTGGTACGACAAGGAAAGGAAAAAACTAGGTTTTCTTGAATCCCATAAGGGTTATGGTTGCTAATCACTCCTGAGGAATACCACTCTCCTGGAGGGGTAGGGTTGATGATAGCTTTCATGGCATCAATAGCTGCATGGGCTGCTGAAGCTGCGGAGGATTTTCCTCTGGCTGCAATAATTTTAGATCCTCTTTCTTGTACTCCGCTCATGAAATCATTTTCCAGCCAATGCTGGCTTATCGGAAAATTTATCAAAGGCCTATTTTTTATATGCACATGGGTAAAGTCAGGCACTTGCGTAGAAGAATGGTTGCCCCATATCACGACTCTTGTTACCTCATGGCTATTAACATTTGCTTTTTTTGCTAATAAGCTTACGGCACGATTTTGATCCAAACGCATCATCGCATGAAAATTTTGCGGGGGAATCCGCGGAGCATGGCTAAGAGCAATTAAACAATTAGTATTACAGGGATTTCCCACGACCAACACAATGGCATGCGGATTGGCGGACTTATTTAATGCTCGACCTTGCTCAACAAAAATTTTGCCATTTTCATTGAGCAAATCCTTTCTTTCCATGGCAGGACCGCGTGGTTTGGCACCTACTAGGAAGGCATAATCTATCTCTTTAAAAACCTCATCGGGATTGCTTCCAATGATTATTTCTTTTAAAAGGGGAAAAGCACAATCTTCAAGCTCCATAGCTACACTTTGGAGAATGGGCATGGCTTCTGGGATTTCCAAAAGATGCAATCCTATGGGCTGAGTAGCGCCTAATAAGTCGCCATTGGCTAGACGGAATAAGAGGCTATAAGCGATTTGCCCTGCTCCGCCTGTGACAGCAATACGTTTCAGAGGTTGAGGCATAAAAATTCTTCTTTCTTGCTATTAAAGGATAAAGGAATTCTAAAAGTAAAGTTCCATTTTGGTTAAGCTAAAGTTATAGAGCCAAGGGAAACTTAAAAAAACTTAGGGTTAGAAATTTACCTATGCAATTTCAGAAAAATTCTATCTTTGTTACTTTTTTATGGTTAAAAATATTTCCGAAGCTGCCATTTCTCTGCACCAAGTACAATTTATACTGACTTTTTTCTCTAAAATTTTCGCTAATGCGCTCAATTCTTTAGAAGAAATTTTTTATAAGGGAAAAAAACTTGTAAAGCTCCGGCAGTCAATCCATCAATCATTGAAGATTTTATGTTTTCTTTTAAAAAAGAGTGCCTAGGTGTTTATATATAAATCTCTATTTTTGCCATGCAGCTATTCTAAGGCGCCTTTAGCTTCTAAAAGTTGAATGATCTGCTCGTAATTTATCCGATTTTTTTCCGATAAATACTCTTTTGTCCAGCGTAAAGCTGTAGTGCCCCTGTAATCTTTGGCATTGATATCTGTAGTTTTATCTACCAAAATTTTTACCGACTCTACATTCCCATACTTTGCCGCATAGTGCAGGGGTAACCTTAAGTTCCTATCAAAGATGTTGGCATCCGCCTCTTGCTCTAATAAGAATTGGGCAATTTCTAGATGATTTCCTTGTACAGCATAACTTAAGGGGGTGCTTTCGCTATCATCTCTCGCATTAATGTGAGGGGTTGCTTCTATCAAAGCTCTAATAACTGGCAAATGCCCTCCCATAGCGGCATAATGTAGAGGTAAAGCTTTAGATTGGTCAGCTTCATTAGCATCTGCACCGTGTTTTAACAAGTAATTAACTATCTCAATTTTGCCGCCCTCAGCTGCCAAGCTTAAAGCTGTTTGATCCTTATCTCCTTCTTTGGCATTCAAATTATGAGTCAGAGGAAGTAAAATTTTAACAGTAGATAAAGAGCCTTTCTCAACAGCATGGTGCAAAGGTAGCTTCCCATGATCATCTTCTTTGTTAACATCTCCTCCTAATTTGAGTAAGGCTTTAATATCTTTTTTCTTTCCGTAGCGGCAAGCAAATCTTAATGCTAAAGTTAAGACTTTTTCCCGCTCGTAGGCCTTATCAATTTTTGAAAGTAGGATTTTAACGATAGCTACATGTCCTTTCTTAGCTGCCCAAATGATAGGCAGCTCATTATTTTTGTCCTTAATAGCAGGGTTAGAATCTTGAGTTAATAAATATTTTACTGCTGCTACTTCTCCTACTTCTGCAGCACAACTTAAAGGGGTGCGCTTGTCATCATTTAAAGCATCAATATTTTTAGTAGGATCTACTAGGATCTTGACAACCTGCAAATGTCCAGCTTGGGCAGCAAGGTGCAAAGGTAGATTGCCCTCTCTATTGGTACTATTTGCATCGGCCCCTTGTTCTAGTAAATAGCTGACCACCTCTTTTTT from Neochlamydia sp. AcF84 includes the following:
- a CDS encoding malate dehydrogenase produces the protein MPQPLKRIAVTGGAGQIAYSLLFRLANGDLLGATQPIGLHLLEIPEAMPILQSVAMELEDCAFPLLKEIIIGSNPDEVFKEIDYAFLVGAKPRGPAMERKDLLNENGKIFVEQGRALNKSANPHAIVLVVGNPCNTNCLIALSHAPRIPPQNFHAMMRLDQNRAVSLLAKKANVNSHEVTRVVIWGNHSSTQVPDFTHVHIKNRPLINFPISQHWLENDFMSGVQERGSKIIAARGKSSAASAAHAAIDAMKAIINPTPPGEWYSSGVISNHNPYGIQENLVFSFPCRTKEDRTYEIVKDLPWHEWIRSKIMASESELIEERIFVKDKIGAHLHIS
- a CDS encoding ankyrin repeat domain-containing protein; translated protein: MKVSNFFSLINPCSSQHHALRDFSILNSKSKLWVGSLTALITLVALPLLPLAVPIAVFSFRTLVKKFSAAKISTKPRLQEQANAVQYAARQITFKPINVEHVNRAAAENLGSPKKELTSTSENDISSRVSSLGKTDSILLPETEEINLNEEELPPLHLAAKRGDLGKVESLLLIHPVNEKSPTSQRTALSVAAEAGKLHIVKYLLQKGADPQLKDQHFHCALELAAQAGHLDIVKALCNQGTSPFREILSQALLLSARTGKKEVVSYLLEQGADANSTNREGNLPLHLAAQAGHLQVVKILVDPTKNIDALNDDKRTPLSCAAEVGEVAAVKYLLTQDSNPAIKDKNNELPIIWAAKKGHVAIVKILLSKIDKAYEREKVLTLALRFACRYGKKKDIKALLKLGGDVNKEDDHGKLPLHHAVEKGSLSTVKILLPLTHNLNAKEGDKDQTALSLAAEGGKIEIVNYLLKHGADANEADQSKALPLHYAAMGGHLPVIRALIEATPHINARDDSESTPLSYAVQGNHLEIAQFLLEQEADANIFDRNLRLPLHYAAKYGNVESVKILVDKTTDINAKDYRGTTALRWTKEYLSEKNRINYEQIIQLLEAKGALE